A region from the Aquimarina sp. ERC-38 genome encodes:
- a CDS encoding ribonucleoside-diphosphate reductase subunit alpha — protein sequence MYVIKRDGHKEPIMFDKITARVRKLCYSLNPLVDPVKVAMRVIEGLYDGVTTSELDNLAAEIAATMTITHPDYAKLAARISVSNLHKNTKKTFSEVVTDLYEYINPRTGKKSPLIADEVYKVIKENKEKLDSTIIYNRDFGYDYFGFKTLERSYLLKIDGKIAERPQHMLMRVSIGIHLNDLDAAIETYELMSKKFFTHATPTLFNSGTPKPQMSSCFLLTTKDDSIDGIYDTLKQTAKISQSAGGIGLSIHNVRATGSYIAGTNGTSNGIVPMLKVFNDTARYVDQGGGKRKGSFAIYVEPWHADIFDFLDLKKNHGKEEMRARDLFYAMWIPDLFMERVQTDGTWTLMCPNECPGLYDMHGEAFEKKYEQYEAEGKGRKTIKARELWEKILESQIETGTPYMLYKDAANRKSNQQNLGTIRSSNLCTEILEYTSPDEIAVCNLASIALPMFVKNGSFDHKELFRITKRVTKNLNRVIDRNYYPVKEAENSNIRHRPIGLGVQGLADTFIQLRMPFTSDEAKQLNQEIFETLYFAAVTASMEEAKVDGPYQSYEGSPISKGEFQYNLWGIKDEELSGRWDWAKLRKQVLKNGVRNSLLVAPMPTASTSQILGNNEAFEPYTSNIYTRRVLSGEFIVVNKHLLEDLVNLGLWSDDLKDAIMRANGSVQNIDGIPQELKDLYKTVWELSMKDIIDMSRHRGYFIDQSQSLNLFMEGATMSKLTSMHFYAWKSGLKTGMYYLRTKSAVDAIKFTLSNAKKKKPLIEETIATTTKIRETKVNGAVEVSSQPTVTTEGTSLSPEELKALIAQSKEAEGDDCLMCGS from the coding sequence ATGTATGTAATTAAGAGAGACGGCCATAAAGAGCCGATTATGTTTGACAAAATCACTGCCCGAGTAAGAAAACTATGCTATAGTTTAAATCCTCTGGTAGACCCGGTAAAGGTTGCAATGCGTGTCATAGAAGGTTTATACGATGGGGTTACTACCAGTGAACTGGATAACCTGGCGGCTGAGATTGCAGCAACCATGACAATTACCCACCCGGATTACGCAAAGTTAGCAGCACGGATTTCGGTTTCTAACTTACATAAAAATACGAAGAAAACATTTTCTGAGGTAGTTACGGATTTATACGAATATATTAATCCGAGAACGGGTAAAAAATCGCCTTTAATTGCAGATGAGGTCTATAAAGTAATTAAAGAAAATAAAGAAAAGTTAGATTCTACCATTATTTATAATCGGGATTTCGGGTATGATTATTTTGGGTTTAAAACCTTGGAGCGGTCCTATTTATTAAAGATTGATGGTAAAATAGCAGAACGGCCACAACATATGTTAATGCGTGTTTCTATCGGGATTCACCTTAACGACCTGGACGCAGCTATCGAGACCTATGAGTTGATGTCTAAAAAATTCTTTACGCATGCAACTCCCACGCTTTTTAACTCCGGGACACCTAAACCTCAGATGTCATCTTGCTTTTTGTTGACCACCAAGGATGACAGCATTGATGGTATTTATGATACCTTAAAACAAACGGCCAAAATATCACAATCTGCCGGAGGAATCGGGCTTTCTATTCATAATGTACGAGCCACCGGTTCGTATATTGCCGGTACTAATGGGACCTCAAACGGGATCGTGCCTATGCTTAAAGTCTTTAATGATACAGCACGTTATGTAGACCAGGGTGGGGGCAAACGTAAAGGTTCTTTTGCTATTTACGTAGAGCCGTGGCATGCGGATATTTTTGATTTCCTGGATTTAAAAAAGAACCACGGAAAAGAAGAAATGCGCGCCAGGGATTTATTTTATGCCATGTGGATTCCGGATTTATTTATGGAAAGAGTACAAACCGATGGGACCTGGACGCTGATGTGTCCTAACGAATGCCCGGGGCTTTATGACATGCACGGAGAAGCTTTTGAAAAGAAATATGAGCAATACGAAGCCGAAGGAAAAGGAAGAAAAACGATCAAAGCCAGGGAACTATGGGAGAAAATATTAGAATCCCAAATTGAAACCGGTACCCCGTACATGTTGTACAAAGATGCGGCTAATAGAAAGTCAAACCAGCAAAACCTGGGTACTATCCGTTCTTCCAATTTATGTACGGAAATTTTAGAATATACCAGCCCTGATGAGATAGCAGTGTGTAACCTGGCATCCATTGCCTTACCGATGTTTGTAAAGAACGGGTCCTTTGATCATAAAGAATTATTCAGGATTACCAAGAGAGTTACTAAAAACCTAAACAGGGTGATTGATCGTAACTATTATCCGGTAAAAGAAGCAGAAAACTCAAATATAAGACACCGTCCTATTGGATTAGGGGTACAAGGACTGGCAGATACCTTTATTCAATTGCGCATGCCCTTTACCAGTGACGAAGCTAAGCAACTGAACCAGGAAATTTTTGAAACTTTGTATTTTGCAGCAGTTACCGCTTCTATGGAAGAGGCTAAAGTAGATGGTCCATATCAAAGTTATGAAGGTTCCCCGATTTCCAAAGGAGAATTTCAATATAACCTTTGGGGGATTAAAGATGAAGAATTAAGTGGTCGTTGGGACTGGGCAAAACTACGTAAGCAAGTCCTTAAGAACGGGGTTCGGAATTCATTATTAGTAGCGCCTATGCCTACCGCTTCCACTTCACAGATTTTAGGAAATAATGAAGCCTTTGAACCTTACACCAGTAATATTTATACCAGACGCGTGCTTTCCGGAGAGTTTATCGTGGTTAACAAACATCTTTTAGAAGATTTAGTAAACTTAGGACTATGGAGCGATGACTTAAAAGACGCCATCATGCGGGCTAACGGTTCCGTTCAGAACATTGACGGGATACCGCAGGAACTTAAAGATCTTTATAAGACAGTTTGGGAGTTGAGTATGAAGGATATTATTGATATGTCTCGCCATAGAGGGTATTTTATCGATCAGTCACAATCTCTTAATTTATTTATGGAAGGGGCAACAATGTCAAAACTGACCTCTATGCATTTTTACGCCTGGAAAAGTGGTTTAAAAACAGGAATGTACTACTTACGAACAAAATCTGCGGTAGATGCTATCAAATTTACATTAAGTAACGCAAAAA